The DNA window TTTTTCAGAGCCTCTTTTCCGTAGTATTCTTCTTCTCCAGTTTCTATATTAGTAATTCCCACTCTATAATCACATTTTGAATTAAAACAACTTTCATAATCAAAAGGATCTAATTTTTCAGGAATATCATAAAAAAGAAAGTCCATTCCAAAAAGAGAACCTGTTTTTAGATAACTCCAAAAACTTAAATATCTTTTGTCATCGATATAGTTTATATTTGTTCTCATTCCTCTTTCTTTCTGCCAAGAAACATAAGAAGCTCCATTTGTACAACCTGCTGACACACCTATAAGATAATCTGCACAATAATTTTTATTTATAAGAGAGTCCAATACACCTGCTGTATATACTCCTCTCATTCCTCCACCTTCAAGTACTAATCCTATCTTCATAATTTTCTCCTAAAAACTTTTAAACCTTATAATATATTTTACTACAAATTTATTTTTATAGTATACCATAATTTTTTTATTAAGAATAAGAAAGATTTAAAGAGTTTTTATAAAGTTTCTAAAATATCAACTACTTCTTCAATGGAAAGCTGTCCAAAAAACATTTTACTATCATTTATTATAATAGCTGGAACATTCACAAGGTCATATTTTATTTTAAAATCCTTGTGTGAAAATACATCTATAGCCTCTAGACTTATATTTTTATTCTCTACTACTATTCTTTGACAAGATTGAACAGTCTCTGCACATCTATGGCAATCTAAAGAGATTCCTATTTTTAGATCTAATTTTTTATCAATTTTTTTTATTCTTTCTATTATACTTTCATTTATTTTTTGACCTGGACCAGCTACATTATACATAGCCAGTATAAAAGAATTTAACTCTTGTCCAGTAGGTACTGCTGTGTATTTTATTCTTGAAAATTCTCTATTTTCATCAAGTATCACAACAGCTGGTAATTTTTCAAGATTAATTTCTTTATTTTTAAGTTCTAAACTTTCTTTTTCAAAAATTTTAACAAATATTTTTTCACTTGTTGAGGCGATATCTTGAACCATCTCTATCATATCTTGAGTTTCTTCTGATTCCTCTCCCTTTATTACAACAAGTTCTATCTTTTTTTCAAAAATCTTTGTTATATCTGCTAATTTACTTTTTAACTCATCGTCCAACATCATTTTTTATTTCTCCTTTGATTAAAGTTTTCCTATCAAATCAATTGTTGGCTTTAAACTTTCCTTACCTGGTTTCCATTTAGCTGGACAAACTTCTCCATTTTCTCTTACAAATTTAGCAGCTTGCAATTTTCTTAAAAGTTCGCTTGCCTCTCTACCAATCCCATTAGAATGAACTTCATAAGCTTGAACAACTCCCTCTGGATCAATGATAAAACTTCCTCTCAATGCAAGTCCCTCTTCTTCTATCATCACTTCAAACATTCTTGAAAGTTTCCCTGTTGGATCTGCTATCATTGGATATTGTACTTTTTTTACTCTTTCTGAAGAATCATGCCAAGCTTTATGAACATACTCTGTATCTGTTGATACTGAATATATTTCACAATTCTCTTTTTTAAAATCTTCATATAGATTAGCTAAATCTTCTAACTCTGTTGGACATACAAAAGTAAAATCTGCAGGATAAAATACAACTGCTGACCATTTTCCTCTCATATTCTCATCTGTTATATCTATAAATTGACCATTATGAAAAGCCTTAGCTTTAAAACTTTCTACTTTTTTACCTATTAATGACATACTTCCTCCTTCATTAACTTAAAATAAGTTTTAAATTGTAATCTTTACAATAAAATTATAGCACCTCTAATCTAATTTTTCAATTTATTTTTTTATTGCTTTTCAAGGATTTCTATCATCTCTTCTAAATTCATTTGTCCAAAATAAAGGTTTTTGTCGTTAACTACTATAGCAGGTACTCCAACAATATCATATTTTGTTTTAAACTCTTTATGAGTTATAACATCTATAACTTCTAAATCAATATTTTTATTTTTAGAAACTATAAATTGTGTAGCTCTAACTGTCTGAGGACATCTTGTACATTTTAAAGAAACACCTATTTTTACATTTATTTTTTTATCTAATTTATTTATTCTTTCTAATAAATTTTCTCTTACTTTTTCCTCTTCACCAACTATATTATTCATAGCTTGTAAAAAAGATTCCAATTCATGTTCAATAGGTATTGTTGAATATTTTATTCTTGCATATTTTCCATCTTTGTCTAATAAATAAAGAGCAGGTAATCTTACTAATGATATTTTATCTTTTAAATATTCATCATTAGCTTCATAAATTTTAAATTTTATTTTATTACTTATCTTACCAAGCTCCTCACTAACTTCTAAGATTTTTTTATTTTTTTCATCATCTTCAGATTTTACAAGGACAAGTTCAATCTCCTCTTTAAATTTATTTGTAGTTTCTTTTATAAGATTAAGCATCTCTTCAGAAAATACTCCTTGAGGTTTTTCTTCTATTTGTACTTCTTTTTTTATTTCAACATTACTATTATTTTTTATTTTATAATCATATAGACATTTCTCTACATCAGAGATAGCGATTGCTCCATCAGCTACCGCTGTAACAAGCTGTCTTAAATATTTTTGTCTAATATCTCCTACTGCATAAATCATATCAAGATTTGTTCTCATTCTTGTATCAGTTAAAATATATCCATCATCATCTAAATCTATTTTTCCTTTGTATAAGGCTGTTTTTGGTTCTTGCCCTACAAAAACAAAGACACCTATATTTTCTCCATCTTCTGAGCTATATTCTACCACTTCTCCAGTAATATTGTTTTTAGTTTTTATTTTTCTTGCAAGAGAATCTCCGCTTACTTCCAACACTTCACTATTAAAACTAACTTCTATCTTTGGATTTGTTAGAACTTTATCAGCTATAGACCTTGCACAAGTAAATTCTGGTTCTCTTGCTATTATATGAACTTTTTTTCCATATCTTGTTAAAAATAAAGCTTCTTGACAGGCTGCAAATCCAGCTCCAATAACAAAAATATCTCTATCTACAAAAAATTCTCCATCACAAGTAGCACAATAGCTTATTCCTTTACCTCTGTATTCTTCCTCACCTTTAAAATTAAGTTTTTTATGAACTAAACCAGATGCTATTATTACACTACGTCCTTCGTACACTCCTGATTGAGTAATAATTTTTTTTATATCTTGTGAAAAATTAACTTCTATTACTTCTGTTTGTACAAAACTAACTCCAAAACTTTTGGCTTGCTCTCTCATTGCTTTCATAAGCTCTGATCCTGAAATTTTTTTCATTCCTGGATAGTTTACAACTTCATCTGTTAAACTTATTTGACCACCAAGATTATCTTTTTCTATCATCAAAACATCTAATTTGGATCTTCCACCATAGATACCAGAAGTTAATCCAGCTGGTCCTCCACCTATAACGATAACATCATATATTTTAGCCATATTTTTCTCCTTTTATTAGTTAGTTTAAATAAAAAAATTCTTTCAGTAAATACTGAAAGAATTTTTGTAATGATTAAAAACTATAAAGTTATTATTGCATCTCCTGTATTTACTGAAGCGCCTTTTCCAGCGTTTACTGCTGTAACAACTCCTGATTTTGTAGAGAAAAGGTCTGTTTCCATTTTCATAGCTTCTATTACTGCTACTAAATCTCCTTCTTTTACAGTATCTCCTACTTTTACTTTAATATCTACTATTGTTCCAGGCATTGGAGCTTCTACTATTTCTCCTGTTGCTGCTGCTTTTGGTGCTGGAGCTGGAGTAGGTGCAGGCGCTGGAGCCACTGAAGCTGGTTTTGGAGCTACTGGTGCAGGTGCTGGAGCCGCTGCTACTGTTTGTTGTCCTCCTGCTGTTATTTCCTCTACCTCAACTTCGTAGACTTTTCCGTTTACATTTACTCTGTAAGCTTTTATCATTTGTGTCGATCCTCCTAATATATTTATTTTAAATATTTATTAATTAAAGTTTTTTTATGCTTCTAATTCTAAAATTAGAAAGGTCTTTTTCTCCTGCTGCTTCTACTGTTGCCATCATTGCTGCTACTTGCATTTCTGGTTCTGCTTCTAGTTTTTCTGCTGTTAATTTTTCTTTTTTAACAGTTGGTTTTTCTACTGTAGTAACTTGTTCTTCCTTTTTATCTGTTCCAAATAATTTTTTTAAAAAATCTAGCATATCTATTCACCACCATATTTTATAGGAATATATTTATTTCTTGTACTCTCTTAACTTTTGGATTATATTTATTTTCTAAGAATTTTCTAGCATTTTCTGGGAATAATGCATAACTTAGTACGTCTTCCATTGAATGTGCTAAACTTCCTATCTCTTGTCTATATTTTTCTAACTCTGGACCTATCTTATCTGCTGGTCTACAAGTTGTTGGAACTTCATTTCCTATTATTATTTTTTGCACTTCTGGATCTATCGGTGCTGGAGATTTTCCATATAATCCTCTTACATAGTCTTTTATCTCTTTTGGTACTACTTTATATCTTTGTTTCATCAACACATTAAATACTGCTTGTGTTCCTACCATTTGTGATAATGGAGTTACAAGTGGTGGGTATCCTAAATCTTTTCTTACTTTTGGTATCTCTCTTAATACTTCCTCATATTTATCCATTGCATTTTGACCTGATAATTGAGACATTAAGTTTGATAGCATTCCTCCAGGTACTTGATATATCAATGCTCTTGGTTCTGTTTCCATTACTTTTGGATTCATTATTCCATTTTTTCTATATTTATCTATTACACCTTTTAAGTAATCTGCTATCTCTCCTAATACTTCCATATTAAGTTTTGGATCTCTTTCTGTATCTTTTAAAATTTCTGCAAATACTTCTGTTGCTGGTTGTGATGTTCCTCCTGAGAATGGTGACATCGCTGTATCTATTATATCTACTCCAGCTTCTATTGCGTTTGCATAAAGAATTTGTGCAATTCCAGTTGTACAGTGAGTATGTAACTCAACTGGTAATTTTGTATTTTCTTTTATAGCTTTTATTAATTCATAACCTGTATCTGGTAGTAATATTCCTGCCATATCTTTTATACAGATTGAATCTACTCCCATCATTTCAAGTTCTTTTACTTTTTTTACATAATATTCTATTGTATGGACTTCACTTATTGTATAGGCTATACACCCTTGACAATGTCCCCCATATTTTTTTACAGAGCTTATTGTTGTTTCTAGGTTTCTAAAATCATTTAATGCATCAAAAGCTCTTATTATATCAATTCCGTTTTCTATTGATTTTTTTACAAATTCTTCCACTACATCATCTGCGTAATGTTTATATCCAAGTAAGTTTTGACCTCTTATTAGCATTTGTAATTTTGTCTTTTTTACTTTTGATCTGATAAGTCTTAGTCTTTCCCAAGGATCTTCATTTAAAAATCTTATACAAGAGTCAAATGTAGCTCCTCCCCAAACTTCCATTGAATAAAATCCCGCTTCATCCATTTTTTCAATTATCGGCATTATTTCTTCAGTTGTAAGTCTTGTTGCTATTAATGATTGAGAACCGTCTCTAAGAGATGTTTCTGTTATCTTCAATTGTGTCATTGGGCCACTCTCCTATACCTTCAGTCATTTTATTATTTTGGTTATATTTTAACACTTTATATCCATTTTTTCAACCATTTTTTACAAAACAATACTCATTAGTTATACTTTATTTGTTAATTATTTTGTTCCAAAAATTCTATCTCCACAATCTCCTAAACCAGGAATTATGTAGCATTTTTCATTTAATTTTTCATCTATTTTAGCTGTATAGATATTTACATCTGGGTGAGCTTCTTGAACTTTTGCTATTCCTTCTGGAGCTGATATTAAACACATGAAAGTTATATTTTTTACTCCTTCTCTTTTTAAATAATCGATAGCATAAATTGCTGATCCTCCAGTTGCTAACATTGGATCTACTAAGATTACTTTTCTTTCTTGGATATCTGTTGGAAGTTTACAATAATAGTAAACTGGTTTCATTGTTTCTTCATCTCTGTATACTCCGATATGTCCAACTTTTGCTGTTGGGATTAAAGAAAGTATTCCATCAACCATTCCAAGTCCAGCTCTTAATATTGGTACAACTGCAATAGCTTTATCTTTTAAAACATATCCTTTTGTTTTTTGGATAGGAGTTTCAACTTCTACTTCTTCTAATTCTAAATCTTTTGTTGTTTCGTATATCATAAGTTTTGCAATTTCATTTAGATTTTCTCTAAAAGTTTTTGTATCAGTATTTTTGTCTCTTAAGTAAGTTAATTTGTGTTCTATCAGTGGGTGTTTAATTTCTAATATTGCCATAAAATCCTCCTGTATTTTTTATTTTTTGTATTTAGTAAAAAAGCAGGACCACTGTCCTGCCTCTTCCTGCCTTATTTGTTAAGATTATATTTTTTGTTGAACTTGTCAACTCTTCCTGCTGTATCTAAGAATTTAGCCTTTCCTGTGTAGAATGGGTGGCATTTAGAACAAACAGCTACTTTAAGGTCTCCTTTTGCATAAGTTGATCTTGTTTCAAATTTTTCTCCACAAGTACATTCAACTGTAACAACTTTGTATTCTGGATGTAGATCCTTTTTCATTCATTTCACCTTCTTTCGATAATAAACTTATAAATTCACAAGAAATTTTATCATATTTTAAAGTTTTTTGCAAGTATTTTTTTATAAAGTAATTAAATCAAATAATTTTTCCTCTTTTTTTTTATTCAAATAAATGATAAAATATAATGTATTAAAAATTTTTATGAAAGGATTGAAATGGGCAAGAAATTTTACAGTTATTATATCCCAGAAACTGAAGAAATCGGAATAGTTGACAACTGGAAAGATTGTTTTAATAAAGTTTCTGGTACAAAAGCAAAATATAAATCTTTTTTAACGTATCAAGAGGCAAAAATGTGGCTTAATTATATGATTAGTCCTGACACAGCCCCTCTTCCGACACCGTTATTTTCCTCAAAGAAAAATCAAAAATTTTATGGTTGTTATTTTATTAAAGAGGAAAGTTATGAAATTTATAACACTTGGGAAGAATGTGCTAGAAGTGTAGAACAATTTAGATGTAGATATAAATCTTTTAAAACATATGAAGAGGCTGAGACATGGTGTAAAAATGGAGCGGTCTATGTAACAAAAGAAACTATCAAAAAAGAGCTTCCTGAGGGAATTTATTTTGATGCTGGCACTGGTAGAGGAAATGGTGTAGAATCAAAAGTAAGTTTTAAAGATGGAAAATCTATTTTACCTAAATTTTTTCCTGAAGAAAATATAAATGAATTTGGAAATCTTTTTTTAGGAACTTCAAAAACAAATAACTATGGAGAATTAAAAGCTCTTGATTTAGCTTTAGATGTAGCTTTAAAAGAAAATATTTTAAATATTTTTGGAGATAGTGCCCTTGTAATTGATTATTGGTCAAAAGGACATATTAAAAATGACATGGATTATGAAACTAAACTTTTATCAAAACAGGTTACCGAAAAAAGATTGGAATTTGAAAGTCTTGGCGGAACTATAACTAAAATTTCTGGTGATTACAATCCTGCTGACCTTGGTTTCCATAAATAAAGGAGGGTATTTTGGAATATATTTCAATTTTTTCAAAAAACCATATTTTTTATATTTTATTTTTTACTCTGTTTTATAGTGGACTTATTTATTCAAGAAAATTTTTGCCACAGAGAAAATTTGAAATAACAGTTGCTGTGGCTCTTAGCTTTGTAAAAATAATTACATATATGGGAAGGTATTTTATAAATCATGAGCCTTTGTATGCTCTTTGTCCTATTCATATTTGTAATGTATCTTTTATTTTAGCAGTTATATTTCTTATAAAACCAAACTTAAAAGGATTTCAGCTAGTATTTTATATGTCCCTTGGGGCATTAGCTGCTATTTTATTTCCAGAGGCAGTAAAAGTATTTCCAGATCCATTTGGAATTGCTTTCTTTATGGAACATTTCTTTATAATATTTATGATTTTTTATCAAATGATATATCTAAAATTTAAGCCTAACCTAAAAGGACTTTTTAATACTTTTATAGCTCTTAATATTTTAGCTGTGGTTGCTTATATTTTTAATAATCATTTTGGTACTAACTATATGTTTGTAAATCATAAGCCAGTATCTGCTTCACCTATTGATTATTTTGGTCCTTGGCCATTTTATATTTTAGTAGTTGAGTTTATTTTTATTGGACTTGGATTTATCTGCTATCTCATTTTCAGAGAGAAAAAACAAAAAACTTTTTAGTTTATTGACAAATAAAAAATTTTATGTTAATATTCAGTTGTTATATAACTGACGGAAAAAGTGGAAACAACCACATGAAGTATAACGATTATAATGCCGACCGTCTGGGCGAAAAAGCCTAGAAGTTCGGCTTTTTTTATTAAAAATTTTTAGGAGGTTCAAATGTCTAAATCTTTTTTAGGTCCGTCAGAAATAACTTCTGCTGTTATTGCTATGGGAATATCTCGTGGAAATGAGAAGAATATTTTTAAAACTCTTATTTCTGGATTTGTAGCTGGTATGTTTATCGCCCTTGCTGGTATTGGGCAAATTACAGCTTCACAAACTCTTGCCCAAACTTTTGATGTAGGTTTTTCAAAATTTATTGGTGCTAGCATATTTCCTATTGGTCTTATGCTTTGTGTATTCACTGGAGCATCTCTTTTTACAGGAAATAGTCTTTTAACTCTTTCTTTTCTTACAAAAGATTTAAAATTTTCTAATCTTGTAAAAAATCTTACTATTGTTTGGATAGGAAATTTTTTAGGAAGTATTTTTACAGCCTATGTGGCTTTTTATGCTGGAGTTTTTAAATCTCCTATCATTCAAAAAGTTATTTTAGACACTGGAATTTCAAAAATTAGTCTTTCTTTTTCAGAGTGTGTTGCCAGTGGATTTTTCTGCAATATTCTTGTGGCTATGGGAGTTATTATGGCAATGTGTTCAACTGACGCCACTGGAAAATTTTTAGGTTGTTGGTTTCCAGTTATGCTTTTTGTACTTTGTGGTTATCAACACGTTGTTGCAAATATGTTTATAATCTATGCTGGAAAAATCCTTTCTCCTGAAAATTTTTCTATGTTAGATATTTTTATTAAGCATTTTTTACCAACTAGTATCGGAAACTTTTTATCAGGTGGAGTTTTCTTACCACTATTTTTATATTTTTCTTATTATAAAAAATAAATTTTAAATATAAAATTAGCCCTTTTGATAGTTTCATCTTAAGGGCTAATTTTTTTTAAAAAATTTTATCTAATGGTTTCCAACAATCATTATTCATATCTTCTCTATATTCTGTATCACTATAATATAAATCATTATTTTTATCTCTTACAAATGCAAAATTATAGTTGTTCCTTTTTGCAAAATTTTTAAATGCCTCAAATTTATTTTCAGCCTGAATATCTATATTTTTACTTCCATATTTATTTTCTCCACCTTTAGTTTCAATAATCCAAATACTATCATCTTCTAATTGAATTATATAGTCTGGATAAAATAATCTTTGTTTTTCAAAAAATGTTCCATAAACTACAGATAAATAATTTTGTCCACTGTCTCCATTCTTGTAAATAAATTTAACCTTATCATTATTTTCACAATACTTCTCAAATAATCTTTCACTTGTTGACCTTATCCCATCAACTATCATAGAAGTATTATATTTTTTATATACATTCTTTTCTAAATCTTTTACATATTTTTCATATGGTAAAAATCTATAATTTTCTTCCAAAGGAATTGTAAAATCTTCAACCTTATTTGATAATATTTGAGTTTGAATTTGTTTTATTCCTTCAAATCTTCTAAAATCATCTTTTAATTTATCTGCATTATTTATAATAAATGCTGTAAATTCTTTTATTGAAAGATTTAATATTTTATATCTTCCTACACCTACATCTCTTAGAAATAAAGTTCTTAAAAGAGCATTAGTTTTCTCATAGCTTAAATCTAATATTTTTTTTAGATAATCTATTCTATTTTGTTTTTCTAATCCATGATAATGTGTATTAACTTCTATCTCTAATTCTTCATAATTTGTAGAAGTCATAAGTTCTTTGGTTTCTATATACTTTCCTGTAAGATATTTAGATTTTATTTTTGTACCAAATATATATCCATATGCTTCAAGTTTTTTTAAATTTTCAGATTTTATATTTTCTAAATTATATTCATCTTTAAAAAAGTCATAAAGTTTATTTCTCATAACTTTTTCATCAAGATAATTTCCATCTTTATTTCTCAATTCTTTTTTTAATTTTATTTCTTTTAGTTCTGATTTAAGGAAAACTCTTTGAGTTTCATAACCACCAGTTTTTATGACTTCTTGTTTATACTTTTCATCAAAAGTATAAAGATAAGAACAGTCTAAAATTTCTTTTCCATAGTGCTTTGCCCTTGGCATTCTCCTTAATCTTCCTAAAGTTTGAATTTCAAATTGTTCATTCATATTTTCTCTAAGTTTTATAAGAATTTTAGCTCTTGGACAATCCCAGCCTGTTGCTAATGCTTGTTTAAATAAAAGAAAACACGGAACAGCATCATTTTTTGTAATGCTGTCTTCTCCATTAATTTCTCCTATATTTATTTTTCCAAGTTTTTTAGATTTTATTTCTTTATCTTGTTTATTTTCAGCAGAAAACCAGCTTGCAAGCATTTTATTTTCATAAGTATATCCCATACTTTTTAACTTTTCTTCCACATATTCTATTAATTTATCATTAAGATTAGGAAATTGAATAAGTACAAGTGGTCTAATATTCTCATTTTCTTCTTGATATGCTTTTAATATTTTTTTTCTGACCTCATCAGCTTTTTCTATAAGAAGACTTGTTTCACTTTCTATTCCATCAATAGTAACTTCTCCTAAATCATTATTTATCAATAAGTATTTAGTTATAAGTTCTTCAGTTATTACATCAGCTTCTTTAATCTGATAATGTTCTGTATTTTTTCTTAAATTTGGAGTAGCAGATACTCTAATTTCATATCTTGAATTTATTGCACTTATAATATCATTAGCTTTTGAAGTATTATTTTGATGTTCTTCATCAATTATAAGAATAATTTTTTGATTATTTCTTTGACTATCAGAAATTCTATTAAAAAGATTTTTCCTTTCACTATCTCTTATAGCTCTATTTGTTTTATCTGTTACCATTTCCCAGTTAATAAAATATGTAGTCCCATTTTCAAATCCAGTATTTAATATATTATGTATATTACCTGTTTTTAGAGAATGAGAATATCTTTCCATTTTTTCTTTAGATTGTTCTTCAAGCTCTCCCTTTCCTGGAGTAAACCAACAAAAAATTGTATCAGGAAAATAAGATAAATATTTTTCTATATATGCTATGAGAAGTATTGTTTTTCCACTTCCTGTAGGGCTTTCTACAAGTATCTGCGGAAAAGACAGTTCACTTGTTGTTTTTTCAAAAAGATAGTCTACACATTTATCTTGAAATTTTTTTAATTCTATTCCTATCATAATTCTCCTACCTCTCTTAATTCACTTCTGTAATAATATTCGGGAATTTCTATTTTTTTTATATTTTTTTGCTCTAATATTAACTGCTGTTCTTTAGAAGCAAATATATCTGATGAAACAAATAATCTTATATTCTCTTTCATACTTTCATTTACAATTTCATCAAATTCTTCTTCGTCTTTAATTAAAATATTGTTTATTCCATCTATTTCACACATATATTCAAGTTCTATAAGCTCTTTTACATAATTTAGCATTTTATATTTTATAGAACTTTCTTCATCTTCAGAGAATTTAGGAATAAATTCTGTCTTAAAATATTTTAAATTATGAGGAAACTCATCTTGAATTTTACTTAATCTCTGATAAGTAACTTCTTCACAAATATTATTTTCATTATTTGTACAAAGAATATACTTTCTATTTCCTCCATCTTCTTTATTAAGGTGTATTACTGTTTGTCCTGTAGTTCCTGAACCTGTAAAAAAATCTAATATTATGGCATTCTTATTTCCTATTTCTAAACATCTTTTAATTAGAGCTATTGGTTTAGGATTATCAAATATTCCTTTTTGATTAAAAATTCTTTCTAATTCTTTACTTCCTGCTGTATTTTCAGAAATATCATTCCATAAAGTATCTATCCTCTTTCATTCATTTTCTCTTTCATTCCAGTATTTTTTTTCTCTTATTCTCTTACCTTCAAAATATAATCTATTATCATTTTCTAAATTTTTTAATTTTGCATAAGTCATTCTCCAACCTTTAGGAGGACATTTCCAAACTTTCCCAGTATTATCTATATAATCATAAGTAGTTTCAGGTCCGGGATCTTTTGGTTTTTGCAAACTTACTGTAGAATATTTTCCCCTTCCATCTCCATCATCTTTATTGAACATTTTTGCTGAACTTTCTGCCAATGGTTTATAAGTATTATTTAAAATATAATTTTTTGTTTTAGAATATAAGTATAAATATTCTGTATTTACAGTAAATTTTCCTTTTTCAGTTTTACTACTTGAATTTCTTTTCCAAATAAATTTATTTATAAAATTGTATCCAAATATCTCATCACATAATAATTTTAACTGAGCATCTTCATAATCATCTAT is part of the Fusobacterium perfoetens genome and encodes:
- a CDS encoding DEAD/DEAH box helicase, translated to MIGIELKKFQDKCVDYLFEKTTSELSFPQILVESPTGSGKTILLIAYIEKYLSYFPDTIFCWFTPGKGELEEQSKEKMERYSHSLKTGNIHNILNTGFENGTTYFINWEMVTDKTNRAIRDSERKNLFNRISDSQRNNQKIILIIDEEHQNNTSKANDIISAINSRYEIRVSATPNLRKNTEHYQIKEADVITEELITKYLLINNDLGEVTIDGIESETSLLIEKADEVRKKILKAYQEENENIRPLVLIQFPNLNDKLIEYVEEKLKSMGYTYENKMLASWFSAENKQDKEIKSKKLGKINIGEINGEDSITKNDAVPCFLLFKQALATGWDCPRAKILIKLRENMNEQFEIQTLGRLRRMPRAKHYGKEILDCSYLYTFDEKYKQEVIKTGGYETQRVFLKSELKEIKLKKELRNKDGNYLDEKVMRNKLYDFFKDEYNLENIKSENLKKLEAYGYIFGTKIKSKYLTGKYIETKELMTSTNYEELEIEVNTHYHGLEKQNRIDYLKKILDLSYEKTNALLRTLFLRDVGVGRYKILNLSIKEFTAFIINNADKLKDDFRRFEGIKQIQTQILSNKVEDFTIPLEENYRFLPYEKYVKDLEKNVYKKYNTSMIVDGIRSTSERLFEKYCENNDKVKFIYKNGDSGQNYLSVVYGTFFEKQRLFYPDYIIQLEDDSIWIIETKGGENKYGSKNIDIQAENKFEAFKNFAKRNNYNFAFVRDKNNDLYYSDTEYREDMNNDCWKPLDKIF